One Microvirga mediterraneensis genomic window carries:
- a CDS encoding recombinase family protein, protein MAPSPTRQRLIGYARVSTEEQATDAQLDELKAAGCAVIHQEHGSGASRTRPVLSRLIRGILKGEVLVVVRLDRLARSVSHLLEVIETLEEKGAHFKSLRDPIDTSTPQGMFSLQVLGAVAQLERSLISERTKAGMKAAVAKGKRPGNPGLREGRPEAIRKTALARDRVYLGDLLTAANSFLPVVRQMRPDHSWRDVVQVLNARGQRWTDQSLRRAVKRLVAERMAEPELLRKAGRRPPDDRIMTLIAGIAISNPTLTLREIGAQLEGMRERTPRGGREWKASSVKFQLDRARKMGLAVPDIQ, encoded by the coding sequence ATGGCTCCCTCCCCTACTCGGCAACGCCTGATTGGTTACGCCCGCGTCTCAACTGAGGAGCAGGCAACCGACGCCCAGCTCGACGAACTCAAGGCTGCCGGCTGCGCAGTCATCCACCAGGAGCACGGATCCGGCGCCTCCCGAACCCGGCCAGTTCTCTCCCGGCTCATCCGCGGGATCTTAAAGGGCGAAGTCCTCGTGGTTGTTCGGCTTGATCGTTTGGCCCGGTCGGTCAGCCATCTGCTCGAAGTGATCGAGACGCTTGAGGAGAAAGGTGCCCACTTCAAATCCCTCCGAGATCCGATCGACACGTCGACCCCGCAAGGCATGTTCTCTCTGCAGGTCCTGGGCGCCGTTGCTCAGCTGGAGCGATCACTCATCTCGGAGCGCACAAAGGCTGGGATGAAGGCGGCAGTGGCCAAGGGGAAGAGGCCGGGAAACCCTGGATTGCGTGAGGGACGGCCGGAGGCGATCCGCAAGACTGCCCTCGCCCGCGATCGGGTTTATCTGGGCGACCTTTTGACGGCGGCCAATTCCTTCCTTCCCGTTGTCCGTCAGATGCGGCCGGACCATAGCTGGCGAGATGTCGTCCAGGTGCTGAATGCACGAGGCCAGCGGTGGACGGATCAAAGCCTCCGGAGGGCAGTCAAGCGATTGGTCGCCGAGCGGATGGCTGAGCCGGAGTTGTTACGGAAAGCCGGAAGACGGCCGCCGGACGATCGCATCATGACCCTGATTGCCGGCATCGCGATCTCCAATCCGACCCTCACCCTGCGTGAGATCGGCGCTCAGCTGGAAGGGATGCGAGAACGGACGCCACGAGGCGGGAGAGAATGGAAGGCCAGCTCGGTCAAATTCCAACTCGACCGGGCCCGCAAAATGGGCCTCGCAGTCCCTGACATCCAGTGA